A single genomic interval of Lathyrus oleraceus cultivar Zhongwan6 chromosome 7, CAAS_Psat_ZW6_1.0, whole genome shotgun sequence harbors:
- the LOC127105996 gene encoding uncharacterized protein LOC127105996 isoform X29: protein MVKSHSNKLKMAPTLALQFLSLALFFFTNGQGIRDIKTDLQDHNYKTIGEVKQSNPNYKTIDEAKQSSYNYKIIDEVKQPNYKIANEVKKLNYNYKTADEAKQPSYIYKIADEAKQPSYIYKIADEAKQSNYVYNTVDEDKHPSYIYKTADEAKQPSYIYKTADEAKQPSYIYKTSDEAKQPSYTYKTADEAKQPSYIYKTADEAKQPTYIYKTADEAKQPSYIYKTANEIEQPSYTYKTIDEPKQPSYTYKTADEAKQPGYIYKTADEAKQPSYIYKTSDEAKQPSYTYKTVDEAKQPSYIYKTADEAKQPSYIYKTADEAKQPSYIYKTADEAKQPSYIYKTANEIEQPSYTYKTIDEPKQPSYIYKTADEAKQPSYIYKTANEIEQPSYTYKTIDEPKQPSYIYKTADEAKQPSYIYKTADEAKQPNYIYKTANETEQPSYTYNTIDEAKQPSYIYKTADEVKQPSYIYKTTDKTKQPNYIYKTTDETKQLNYNYKTVDETKQSNYNHKTVDEAKQPSYIYKTVGEAKQSNYYYKTTDEAKQPNYIYKTVDDAKQPNYIYKTVDQSKQPIYIYKTSYEAKQPSYIYKTTDEDKQPSYIYKITDKAKQPSYIYKTNDEAKHPSYIYKTYKTTSEAKHPSYNYKSINEAKHPNYHYKTTSEAKQPSYNYKTTNEAKQPSYNYKTTDEAKQLSYNYKTTDEAKQPSYNYKTIDDAKQPNYNYKTTDEVKQPNYNYETTDEVKHPSYNYKTTDETKHPNYNYKTIDEVKQLNYIYKTTDEAKQTNYNYKTTDEGKQLNYHYKANTYDPKDPFSSNSKDPTSINFDHAEAFKIGFFNLDDLYVGNVMTLQFQVQEVPDFLPREEADSIPLSISQLPNVLQLLSLREDSPQAKSMRETLEQCEAEAIAGETKICANSVESMYEFVDTIIGSKTKHTVLTTNNPSPSAIPLQKYTILKISRDIDAPKWVSCHPQSYPYAIYYCHYIATRTRVFKVSLVGDENGDKMEALGMCHLDTSDWNPNYMVFKKLGVKPGKNTPVCHFFPINHLLWLPLESTKATM from the exons AATGGACAAGGTATCAGAGACATAAAGACAGATCTGCAAGATCATAATTATAAGACTATCGGTGAAGTCAAACAGTCCAATCCTAATTATAAGACTATCGATGAAGCCAAACAGTCCAGTTACAACTACAAGATTATCGATGAAGTCAAACAACCCAACTACAAGATTGCCAATGAAGTCAAAAAACTCAATTACAACTACAAGACCGCCGATGAAGCCAAACAGCCCAGTTACATCTACAAGATCGCCGATGAAGCCAAACAGCCCAGTTACATCTACAAGATCGCCGATGAGGCCAAACAGTCCAATTACGTCTACAACACCGTTGATGAGGACAAACACCCCAGCTACATATACAAGACCGCCGATGAAGCCAAACAACCCAGTTACATCTACAAGACCGCCGATGAGGCCAAACAACCCAGTTACATCTACAAGACTTCTGATGAGGCCAAACAACCCAGTTACACCTACAAGACCGCCGATGAGGCCAAACAACCTAGTTACATCTACAAGACTGCCGATGAGGCCAAACAACCCACTTACATCTACAAGACCGCCGATGAGGCCAAACAACCCAGTTACATCTACAAGACCGCTAACGAGATAGAACAACCAAGTTACACCTACAAGACCATCGATGAGCCCAAACAACCCAGTTACACCTACAAGACCGCCGATGAGGCCAAACAACCCGGTTACATCTACAAGACCGCCGATGAGGCCAAACAACCCAGTTACATCTACAAGACTTCTGATGAGGCCAAACAACCCAGTTACACCTACAAGACCGTCGATGAGGCCAAACAAC CCAGTTACATCTACAAGACCGCCGATGAGGCCAAACAACCCAGTTACAT CTACAAGACCGCCGATGAGGCCAAACAAC CCAGTTACATCTACAAGACCGCCGATGAGGCCAAACAACCCAGTTACATCTACAAGACCGCTAACGAGATAGAACAACCAAGTTACACCTACAAGACCATCGATGAGCCCAAACAACCCAGTTACATCTACAAGACCGCCGATGAGGCCAAACAACCCAGTTACATCTACAAGACCGCTAACGAGATAGAACAACCAAGTTACACCTACAAGACCATCGATGAGCCCAAACAACCCAGTTACATCTACAAGACCGCTGATGAGGCCAAACAACCCAGTTACATCTACAAGACCGCCGATGAGGCCAAACAACCCAATTACATCTACAAGACCGCCAACGAGACAGAACAACCAAGTTACACCTACAACACCATCGATGAGGCTAAACAACCCAGTTACATATACAAGACTGCTGATGAGGTCAAACAACCCAGTTACATCTATAAGACCACTGATAAGACCAAACAACCCAATTACATCTACAAGACCACCGATGAAACCAAACAACTCAATTACAACTACAAGACTGTCGATGAAACCAAACAGTCCAATTACAACCATAAGACTGTCGATGAGGCCAAACAACCCAGTTACATCTACAAGACCGTCGGTGAAGCCAAACAGTCAAATTACTACTATAAGACTACCGATGAAGCCAAACAGCCTAATTACATCTACAAGACCGTCGATGACGCCAAACAACCCAATTACATCTACAAAACCGTCGATCAGTCCAAACAACCCATTTACATCTACAAGACCTCATATGAGGCCAAACAGCCTAGTTACATCTACAAGACCACTGATGAGGACAAACAACCCAGTTACATCTATAAGATCACCGATAAGGCCAAACAACCCAGTTACATCTACAAGACCAACGATGAGGCCAAACATCCCAGTTACATTTACAAGACCTATAAGACCACCAGTGAAGCCAAACACCCCAGCTACAACTACAAGAGCATCAACGAAGCCAAACACCCCAACTACCACTACAAGACCACCAGTGAAGCCAAACAACCCAGCTACAACTACAAGACCACCAATGAAGCCAAACAACCCAGCTACAACTACAAGACCACCGATGAAGCCAAACAACTCAGCTACAACTACAAGACCACCGATGAAGCCAAACAACCCAGCTACAACTACAAGACCATTGATGATGCCAAACAACCAAACTACAACTACAAGACCACCGATGAAGTCAAACAACCCAACTACAACTACGAGACCACCGATGAAGTCAAACATCCCAGTTACAACTACAAGACCACCGATGAAACCAAACACCCCAATTACAACTACAAGACCATCGATGAAGTCAAGCAGCTCAATTACATCTACAAGACTACCGATGAAGCCAAACAAACCAATTATAATTATAAGACTACTGATGAAGGCAAACAACTTAATTATCATTACAAGGCTAATACCTATGATCCAAAAGACCCTTTTTCTTCCAACTCAAAAGATCCTACTTCAATTAACTTTGATCATGCAGAAGCTTTTAAGATAGGATTTTTCAATTTGGATGATCTTTATGTTGGAAATGTGATGACCCTCCAATTTCAAGTCCAAGAGGTTCCTGATTTCCTTCCAAGAGAAGAGGCTGACTCAATTCCTCTCTCAATTTCACAACTCCCAAATGTTCTCCAACTCTTATCACTCCGTGAAGATTCTCCTCAAGCAAAATCAATGAGAGAAACACTTGAGCAATGTGAAGCAGAAGCAATAGCAGGGGAGACTAAGATATGCGCCAACTCTGTAGAGTCCATGTATGAATTTGTTGACACAATAATTGGTTCAAAAACCAAACATACTGTTCTTACTACCAATAACCCATCCCCCTCAGCCATCCCTCTTCAGAAATACACCATTTTAAAAATATCACGTGACATTGATGCTCCTAAATGGGTATCTTGCCATCCCCAATCATATCCATATGCCATTTACTATTGCCACTACATAGCTACAAGAACTAGAGTGTTCAAGGTCTCACTGGTTGGTGATGAGAATGGAGATAAAATGGAAGCTTTGGGCATGTGCCATTTGGATACATCTGATTGGAACCCAAATTATATGGTATTCAAGAAATTAGGAGTCAAGCCAGGAAAGAATACACCAGTGTGTCACTTCTTTCCTATAAATCATCTTTTGTGGCTTCCGTTGGAGTCTACAAAAGCCACCATGTGA
- the LOC127105996 gene encoding uncharacterized protein LOC127105996 isoform X46 yields the protein MVKSHSNKLKMAPTLALQFLSLALFFFTNGQGIRDIKTDLQDHNYKTIGEVKQSNPNYKTIDEAKQSSYNYKIIDEVKQPNYKIANEVKKLNYNYKTADEAKQPSYIYKIADEAKQPSYIYKIADEAKQSNYVYNTVDEDKHPSYIYKTADEAKQPSYIYKTADEAKQPSYIYKTSDEAKQPSYTYKTADEAKQPSYIYKTADEAKQPSYIYKTADEAKQPSYIYKTADKAKQPSYIYKTSDEAKQPSYTYKTADEAKQPSYIYKTADEAKQPSYIYKTADEAKQPSYIYKTANEIEQPSYTYKTIDEPKQPSYIYKTADEAKQPSYIYKTANEIEQPSYTYKTIDEPKQPSYIYKTADEAKQPSYIYKTADEAKQPNYIYKTANETEQPSYTYNTIDEAKQPSYIYKTADEVKQPSYIYKTTDKTKQPNYIYKTTDETKQLNYNYKTVDETKQSNYNHKTVDEAKQPSYIYKTVGEAKQSNYYYKTTDEAKQPNYIYKTVDDAKQPNYIYKTVDQSKQPIYIYKTSYEAKQPSYIYKTTDEDKQPSYIYKITDKAKQPSYIYKTNDEAKHPSYIYKTYKTTSEAKHPSYNYKSINEAKHPNYHYKTTSEAKQPSYNYKTTNEAKQPSYNYKTTDEAKQLSYNYKTTDEAKQPSYNYKTIDDAKQPNYNYKTTDEVKQPNYNYETTDEVKHPSYNYKTTDETKHPNYNYKTIDEVKQLNYIYKTTDEAKQTNYNYKTTDEGKQLNYHYKANTYDPKDPFSSNSKDPTSINFDHAEAFKIGFFNLDDLYVGNVMTLQFQVQEVPDFLPREEADSIPLSISQLPNVLQLLSLREDSPQAKSMRETLEQCEAEAIAGETKICANSVESMYEFVDTIIGSKTKHTVLTTNNPSPSAIPLQKYTILKISRDIDAPKWVSCHPQSYPYAIYYCHYIATRTRVFKVSLVGDENGDKMEALGMCHLDTSDWNPNYMVFKKLGVKPGKNTPVCHFFPINHLLWLPLESTKATM from the exons AATGGACAAGGTATCAGAGACATAAAGACAGATCTGCAAGATCATAATTATAAGACTATCGGTGAAGTCAAACAGTCCAATCCTAATTATAAGACTATCGATGAAGCCAAACAGTCCAGTTACAACTACAAGATTATCGATGAAGTCAAACAACCCAACTACAAGATTGCCAATGAAGTCAAAAAACTCAATTACAACTACAAGACCGCCGATGAAGCCAAACAGCCCAGTTACATCTACAAGATCGCCGATGAAGCCAAACAGCCCAGTTACATCTACAAGATCGCCGATGAGGCCAAACAGTCCAATTACGTCTACAACACCGTTGATGAGGACAAACACCCCAGCTACATATACAAGACCGCCGATGAAGCCAAACAACCCAGTTACATCTACAAGACCGCCGATGAGGCCAAACAACCCAGTTACATCTACAAGACTTCTGATGAGGCCAAACAACCCAGTTACACCTACAAGACCGCCGATGAGGCCAAACAAC CCAGTTACATCTACAAGACCGCCGATGAGGCCAAACAACCCAGTTACAT CTACAAGACCGCCGATGAGGCCAAACAACCCAGTTACATCTACAAGACCGCCGATAAGGCCAAACAACCCAGTTACATCTACAAGACTTCTGATGAGGCCAAACAACCCAGTTACACCTACAAGACCGCCGATGAGGCCAAACAACCTAGTTACATCTACAAGACTGCCGATGAGGCCAAACAACCCAGTTACATCTACAAGACCGCCGATGAGGCCAAACAACCCAGTTACATCTACAAGACCGCTAACGAGATAGAACAACCAAGTTACACCTACAAGACCATCGATGAGCCCAAACAACCCAGTTACATCTACAAGACCGCCGATGAGGCCAAACAACCCAGTTACATCTACAAGACCGCTAACGAGATAGAACAACCAAGTTACACCTACAAGACCATCGATGAGCCCAAACAACCCAGTTACATCTACAAGACCGCTGATGAGGCCAAACAACCCAGTTACATCTACAAGACCGCCGATGAGGCCAAACAACCCAATTACATCTACAAGACCGCCAACGAGACAGAACAACCAAGTTACACCTACAACACCATCGATGAGGCTAAACAACCCAGTTACATATACAAGACTGCTGATGAGGTCAAACAACCCAGTTACATCTATAAGACCACTGATAAGACCAAACAACCCAATTACATCTACAAGACCACCGATGAAACCAAACAACTCAATTACAACTACAAGACTGTCGATGAAACCAAACAGTCCAATTACAACCATAAGACTGTCGATGAGGCCAAACAACCCAGTTACATCTACAAGACCGTCGGTGAAGCCAAACAGTCAAATTACTACTATAAGACTACCGATGAAGCCAAACAGCCTAATTACATCTACAAGACCGTCGATGACGCCAAACAACCCAATTACATCTACAAAACCGTCGATCAGTCCAAACAACCCATTTACATCTACAAGACCTCATATGAGGCCAAACAGCCTAGTTACATCTACAAGACCACTGATGAGGACAAACAACCCAGTTACATCTATAAGATCACCGATAAGGCCAAACAACCCAGTTACATCTACAAGACCAACGATGAGGCCAAACATCCCAGTTACATTTACAAGACCTATAAGACCACCAGTGAAGCCAAACACCCCAGCTACAACTACAAGAGCATCAACGAAGCCAAACACCCCAACTACCACTACAAGACCACCAGTGAAGCCAAACAACCCAGCTACAACTACAAGACCACCAATGAAGCCAAACAACCCAGCTACAACTACAAGACCACCGATGAAGCCAAACAACTCAGCTACAACTACAAGACCACCGATGAAGCCAAACAACCCAGCTACAACTACAAGACCATTGATGATGCCAAACAACCAAACTACAACTACAAGACCACCGATGAAGTCAAACAACCCAACTACAACTACGAGACCACCGATGAAGTCAAACATCCCAGTTACAACTACAAGACCACCGATGAAACCAAACACCCCAATTACAACTACAAGACCATCGATGAAGTCAAGCAGCTCAATTACATCTACAAGACTACCGATGAAGCCAAACAAACCAATTATAATTATAAGACTACTGATGAAGGCAAACAACTTAATTATCATTACAAGGCTAATACCTATGATCCAAAAGACCCTTTTTCTTCCAACTCAAAAGATCCTACTTCAATTAACTTTGATCATGCAGAAGCTTTTAAGATAGGATTTTTCAATTTGGATGATCTTTATGTTGGAAATGTGATGACCCTCCAATTTCAAGTCCAAGAGGTTCCTGATTTCCTTCCAAGAGAAGAGGCTGACTCAATTCCTCTCTCAATTTCACAACTCCCAAATGTTCTCCAACTCTTATCACTCCGTGAAGATTCTCCTCAAGCAAAATCAATGAGAGAAACACTTGAGCAATGTGAAGCAGAAGCAATAGCAGGGGAGACTAAGATATGCGCCAACTCTGTAGAGTCCATGTATGAATTTGTTGACACAATAATTGGTTCAAAAACCAAACATACTGTTCTTACTACCAATAACCCATCCCCCTCAGCCATCCCTCTTCAGAAATACACCATTTTAAAAATATCACGTGACATTGATGCTCCTAAATGGGTATCTTGCCATCCCCAATCATATCCATATGCCATTTACTATTGCCACTACATAGCTACAAGAACTAGAGTGTTCAAGGTCTCACTGGTTGGTGATGAGAATGGAGATAAAATGGAAGCTTTGGGCATGTGCCATTTGGATACATCTGATTGGAACCCAAATTATATGGTATTCAAGAAATTAGGAGTCAAGCCAGGAAAGAATACACCAGTGTGTCACTTCTTTCCTATAAATCATCTTTTGTGGCTTCCGTTGGAGTCTACAAAAGCCACCATGTGA
- the LOC127105996 gene encoding uncharacterized protein LOC127105996 isoform X30 → MVKSHSNKLKMAPTLALQFLSLALFFFTNGQGIRDIKTDLQDHNYKTIGEVKQSNPNYKTIDEAKQSSYNYKIIDEVKQPNYKIANEVKKLNYNYKTADEAKQPSYIYKIADEAKQPSYIYKIADEAKQSNYVYNTVDEDKHPSYIYKTADEAKQPSYIYKTADEAKQPSYIYKTSDEAKQPSYTYKTADEAKQPSYIYKTADEAKQPTYIYKTADEAKQPSYIYKTANEIEQPSYTYKTVDEAKQPSYIYKTADEAKQPSYIYKTADEAKQPSYIYKTADKAKQPSYIYKTSDEAKQPSYTYKTADEAKQPSYIYKTADEAKQPSYIYKTADEAKQPSYIYKTANEIEQPSYTYKTIDEPKQPSYIYKTADEAKQPSYIYKTANEIEQPSYTYKTIDEPKQPSYIYKTADEAKQPSYIYKTADEAKQPNYIYKTANETEQPSYTYNTIDEAKQPSYIYKTADEVKQPSYIYKTTDKTKQPNYIYKTTDETKQLNYNYKTVDETKQSNYNHKTVDEAKQPSYIYKTVGEAKQSNYYYKTTDEAKQPNYIYKTVDDAKQPNYIYKTVDQSKQPIYIYKTSYEAKQPSYIYKTTDEDKQPSYIYKITDKAKQPSYIYKTNDEAKHPSYIYKTYKTTSEAKHPSYNYKSINEAKHPNYHYKTTSEAKQPSYNYKTTNEAKQPSYNYKTTDEAKQLSYNYKTTDEAKQPSYNYKTIDDAKQPNYNYKTTDEVKQPNYNYETTDEVKHPSYNYKTTDETKHPNYNYKTIDEVKQLNYIYKTTDEAKQTNYNYKTTDEGKQLNYHYKANTYDPKDPFSSNSKDPTSINFDHAEAFKIGFFNLDDLYVGNVMTLQFQVQEVPDFLPREEADSIPLSISQLPNVLQLLSLREDSPQAKSMRETLEQCEAEAIAGETKICANSVESMYEFVDTIIGSKTKHTVLTTNNPSPSAIPLQKYTILKISRDIDAPKWVSCHPQSYPYAIYYCHYIATRTRVFKVSLVGDENGDKMEALGMCHLDTSDWNPNYMVFKKLGVKPGKNTPVCHFFPINHLLWLPLESTKATM, encoded by the exons AATGGACAAGGTATCAGAGACATAAAGACAGATCTGCAAGATCATAATTATAAGACTATCGGTGAAGTCAAACAGTCCAATCCTAATTATAAGACTATCGATGAAGCCAAACAGTCCAGTTACAACTACAAGATTATCGATGAAGTCAAACAACCCAACTACAAGATTGCCAATGAAGTCAAAAAACTCAATTACAACTACAAGACCGCCGATGAAGCCAAACAGCCCAGTTACATCTACAAGATCGCCGATGAAGCCAAACAGCCCAGTTACATCTACAAGATCGCCGATGAGGCCAAACAGTCCAATTACGTCTACAACACCGTTGATGAGGACAAACACCCCAGCTACATATACAAGACCGCCGATGAAGCCAAACAACCCAGTTACATCTACAAGACCGCCGATGAGGCCAAACAACCCAGTTACATCTACAAGACTTCTGATGAGGCCAAACAACCCAGTTACACCTACAAGACCGCCGATGAGGCCAAACAACCTAGTTACATCTACAAGACTGCCGATGAGGCCAAACAACCCACTTACATCTACAAGACCGCCGATGAGGCCAAACAACCCAGTTACATCTACAAGACCGCTAACGAGATAGAACAACCAAGTTACAC CTACAAGACCGTCGATGAGGCCAAACAAC CCAGTTACATCTACAAGACCGCCGATGAGGCCAAACAACCCAGTTACAT CTACAAGACCGCCGATGAGGCCAAACAACCCAGTTACATCTACAAGACCGCCGATAAGGCCAAACAACCCAGTTACATCTACAAGACTTCTGATGAGGCCAAACAACCCAGTTACACCTACAAGACCGCCGATGAGGCCAAACAACCTAGTTACATCTACAAGACTGCCGATGAGGCCAAACAACCCAGTTACATCTACAAGACCGCCGATGAGGCCAAACAACCCAGTTACATCTACAAGACCGCTAACGAGATAGAACAACCAAGTTACACCTACAAGACCATCGATGAGCCCAAACAACCCAGTTACATCTACAAGACCGCCGATGAGGCCAAACAACCCAGTTACATCTACAAGACCGCTAACGAGATAGAACAACCAAGTTACACCTACAAGACCATCGATGAGCCCAAACAACCCAGTTACATCTACAAGACCGCTGATGAGGCCAAACAACCCAGTTACATCTACAAGACCGCCGATGAGGCCAAACAACCCAATTACATCTACAAGACCGCCAACGAGACAGAACAACCAAGTTACACCTACAACACCATCGATGAGGCTAAACAACCCAGTTACATATACAAGACTGCTGATGAGGTCAAACAACCCAGTTACATCTATAAGACCACTGATAAGACCAAACAACCCAATTACATCTACAAGACCACCGATGAAACCAAACAACTCAATTACAACTACAAGACTGTCGATGAAACCAAACAGTCCAATTACAACCATAAGACTGTCGATGAGGCCAAACAACCCAGTTACATCTACAAGACCGTCGGTGAAGCCAAACAGTCAAATTACTACTATAAGACTACCGATGAAGCCAAACAGCCTAATTACATCTACAAGACCGTCGATGACGCCAAACAACCCAATTACATCTACAAAACCGTCGATCAGTCCAAACAACCCATTTACATCTACAAGACCTCATATGAGGCCAAACAGCCTAGTTACATCTACAAGACCACTGATGAGGACAAACAACCCAGTTACATCTATAAGATCACCGATAAGGCCAAACAACCCAGTTACATCTACAAGACCAACGATGAGGCCAAACATCCCAGTTACATTTACAAGACCTATAAGACCACCAGTGAAGCCAAACACCCCAGCTACAACTACAAGAGCATCAACGAAGCCAAACACCCCAACTACCACTACAAGACCACCAGTGAAGCCAAACAACCCAGCTACAACTACAAGACCACCAATGAAGCCAAACAACCCAGCTACAACTACAAGACCACCGATGAAGCCAAACAACTCAGCTACAACTACAAGACCACCGATGAAGCCAAACAACCCAGCTACAACTACAAGACCATTGATGATGCCAAACAACCAAACTACAACTACAAGACCACCGATGAAGTCAAACAACCCAACTACAACTACGAGACCACCGATGAAGTCAAACATCCCAGTTACAACTACAAGACCACCGATGAAACCAAACACCCCAATTACAACTACAAGACCATCGATGAAGTCAAGCAGCTCAATTACATCTACAAGACTACCGATGAAGCCAAACAAACCAATTATAATTATAAGACTACTGATGAAGGCAAACAACTTAATTATCATTACAAGGCTAATACCTATGATCCAAAAGACCCTTTTTCTTCCAACTCAAAAGATCCTACTTCAATTAACTTTGATCATGCAGAAGCTTTTAAGATAGGATTTTTCAATTTGGATGATCTTTATGTTGGAAATGTGATGACCCTCCAATTTCAAGTCCAAGAGGTTCCTGATTTCCTTCCAAGAGAAGAGGCTGACTCAATTCCTCTCTCAATTTCACAACTCCCAAATGTTCTCCAACTCTTATCACTCCGTGAAGATTCTCCTCAAGCAAAATCAATGAGAGAAACACTTGAGCAATGTGAAGCAGAAGCAATAGCAGGGGAGACTAAGATATGCGCCAACTCTGTAGAGTCCATGTATGAATTTGTTGACACAATAATTGGTTCAAAAACCAAACATACTGTTCTTACTACCAATAACCCATCCCCCTCAGCCATCCCTCTTCAGAAATACACCATTTTAAAAATATCACGTGACATTGATGCTCCTAAATGGGTATCTTGCCATCCCCAATCATATCCATATGCCATTTACTATTGCCACTACATAGCTACAAGAACTAGAGTGTTCAAGGTCTCACTGGTTGGTGATGAGAATGGAGATAAAATGGAAGCTTTGGGCATGTGCCATTTGGATACATCTGATTGGAACCCAAATTATATGGTATTCAAGAAATTAGGAGTCAAGCCAGGAAAGAATACACCAGTGTGTCACTTCTTTCCTATAAATCATCTTTTGTGGCTTCCGTTGGAGTCTACAAAAGCCACCATGTGA